The following DNA comes from Verrucomicrobiota bacterium.
GCGGCGAGGGCATGGATGGTGGGCCGGCGGAACAGTTCCAGGATGGGGATGTCGCGGTTGAGGCGCTTGGCCAGGCGCGCCTGCACCCGCACCAGCAGCAGCGACTGGCCCCCCAGGTCAAAGAAGTTGTCGTGCACCCCCACCTCAGCCACCCCCAGCACCTCGCGCCACACCGCCGCCACCTGCCGCTCCAGCCCGCCCCCGGGCGCCCGGCCCCGGGGCGCCGCCCGCCCGCGCGGCGCCGGCAGCGCCCGCCGGTCCAGCTTGCCGTTGGCCGTGCGCGGCAAGGCCGCCAGCACCTCCAGCTGCGAGGGCACCATCCAGGCCGGCAACCGTTCGCGCAGCCGCTCGCGCAGCGCCTCGGGCCGAGCCGCCCCGGCCACGTAGGCCACCAGTTGGCCCTCGCGCATGGCCACCGCCGCGGCGTTGACCCCGGGGCAGGCGCGCAGCTGCGCCTCGATTTCGCCCGGTTCGAGCCGCCGGCCGCCCAGCTTGAGCTGCTCGTCGAGCCGGCCCAAAAACTCCAGGGCGCCGTCGGCCCGGCGGCGCACCCGGTCGCCGGAGCGGTAAAAGCGCCGGCCCTGGCGCCAGACGAAGCGTTCGGCCGTCAAGTCGGGCCGGCGCAGGTAGCCGCGCGCCAGGCCGGCCCCGGCCAGCCAGAGTTCCCCGGGCACCCCGACGGGCAGCGCTTCGCCCTGCCGGCCCGCCACCACCACCTCCACGTTGGCAATCGGCTTGCCAATGGTAATGCCTTCCCCGGGGACCACAAGGGCCGCGGTCGCCACGCTGGTGGTTTCCGTCGGCCCATAGACATTCCAGAGTTTTGCCTCAGGCATCGCCGCGTGCGTACGCGCGGCGAGGGACGGCGGAAGAGATTCACCGCCGAGGATGACGGTGCTCAGGCGACCCCTCAATGAAGGCACCCGACCGGACTCCACCGCGTCCAGAATCGCCTCCCATTGACTGGGTACGCAGTTGAGCGCGATGCCGCATCGTTTGCTAAGCTCACGCGCCAGCACGACCGGATCGACGAGCGCAGAGTCCGGTGGGATCCACACCGGCCGGCCCGCGATCAACGGCGCGAACACCTGTTTGAGCGAGGCGTCGAAAGTCAGGCGGGTGATCCATGGCAAGAGTTCAGGAAATGCAGACGTAAACCAGCACAGAAAATTAAGGACCCCGCGATGTTCGGCCAGGACCGCTTTGGGTGCACCGCTCGACCCGGAGGTGTAGATGGCATAGGCGACTCGATGAGAATCACTGGTAACGCCTGGGGAAGTGGCCCGGGGTGGCGGGAACGGGTCGGCGGCGGTCAGGACGAATGCCGGGTCGGCATCTGCGAGGATCTGCTGGCGCCGCGCCTCGGGATCGTCCGGGTCCAAAGGCAGGTAGGCGGCACCCGCTTTCCAGATGCCCAGCACGGCGGCAATCAATTCAGGGCTAGGAGGAAGCGATAGCGCGACAAGCGCGTTCGGCCCAACGCCGCGGTCGATCAGGTGGTGCGCCAGACCATTGGCCATGTAGACCAAGCCCCGGTAGCTCACATCCCCTACGGCAGGCGCGTCGGGGGTACGGGCGGCCTGCGCGTCAATCAGGTCGTGCACGCAAAGCTCGGGTATCGGCGCAGCGGTGGAATTGAACCCATCCAGGCAGCGGCACTCATCCGAGGTTAGCAACGGCACGCCGCTGACCGGAGTATCCGGATCGGCAACCAGCCTTTCGAGAAGCACCTGAAAATGGCTCGCCATTCGGGTTGCCGTTGCTCGCTCGAACAAGTCACTCGCGTACTCCAACCTGCCCCCGACACCACCAGGGCCCTCCCATAACGACAGGTTAAGGTCAAATTTCGACGAATGTCCGGACGACGGCAAAGAGGTCCATGAGAAGCGCAAGGGTGGGTCGTCCGCAGGGTCGCGCCGAACAGAAGAAGTAAGGCCGTCGCCGCACGGTGCGGCTGCTTCGCCCTCAGGTGACGGCGCGGTGGCGAGTTGGAAGAAAACCTGGTAAAGGGGATTACGACTCAGGTCGCGTTCGGGCTGGAGATCTTCAACCAGCTTTTCGAAAGGCAGCTCCTGATGGGCATACGCCCGGACCGCCCGATCCCGGATCCGCGCCAGTAAGTCGCGCAAGCTTGGATCACCCCCGAGGTCGATTCGAAGGACGAGCGTGTTCACGAAAAACCCGATCAAACCTTCCAACTCGCCCCGGGTGCGTCCGGCCACCGGCGTGCCCACCGTCACATCGTCCTGCCCGCTATATCGGCTCAACAGTACCGAGAACACCGCCAGCAACGCCATAAACATCGTCGCTCCCTGCTCGTGAGCCAGGACCTGCAATTTTTGAATCAACGCCGGTTCCAACTCCATCGGCACGCTATCACCCCGGAAGCTGGGGATGATCGGCCGCGGCCGGTCAGTCGCCAGATCTAATACCTGCGCCCCTGCCAATTCCTCTCGCCAGAAGGCGAGTAGCTCTTGCAAGCGGGCACCAGCTAATTCGCGCCGTTGCCACACGGCGAAATCCGCATACTGAATCGGCAGCGGCGACAAAGCCACCGGTCTCCTCGCGTGCCCGGCCGCGTACAACGCGGATAACTCCCGCAGGAAAATCCGCATCGACCAACCGTCAGTCACGATGTGATGGATGCACACGATCAACAAACGTTGCTTAGGAATCACGCAGACCCGCAGCAAAGGACCACGTTCCAGATCGAACGACCGGCGGACGAACTCCCGCGGATCGACATCCACCTCCAAGACGACAGGGGCGCCGCCACCTACCTGCGCGAATGGCTGACCCTCTATCGCCACGAAGGTCGTGCGCAAACTCTCGTGTCGAGCTACCAACGCGTCCACTGCCCACGTCAAAGTCTCTAAATCCACTTCACCATCCAGGCGCATCGCGACATCGACGGTGTAAAGCTGACGGTCAGGCACCAGCCGGTCGAGGAACCAAAGGCGCTGCTGCGCAAATGAGGTTGGAAAAATAAAAACCTCGTCTCCTGCGCTAAACGTCGAAGGCTTGGCCACGGTTCAAGGGGGGATGTCGGAAGGCGTATGGAAGCTAAGACTTCCAAGCCGCAGATAACAAGGTAAAAAGGATTTTGCCTGTCTAATGATTCCAGCGCTTTGCTCCCCGGCGAGCCCTGCATGGGTCCCGCCCTTTCGCCTTCTGCCTGGCGAAGTACACCTCTTTCAGGCAACACCGCGCGACTTAACGCCATCGGTGTCCCAGTTAGCACAACGTTTACGGGGCGAACCAGGTCCAAGCTTTCGGGTAGATATCTTCAGGCGCACAGTGGCGGACAATCGAACCTTGCGGAAATGCCAGCGCGGCCAGGTGACCGGGCGCCGGGATCCAGTCGATGGTCCTCCAATGGTACCCGCTTTCGGGATAACGCACCTCGTCGAACCACTCTGCGCAACTCGCCTTGCAGTGGGCTACTGAAAACGAGCGCAGGGAGCCGCCAAGGCCGCAACCTTCGGCTTTGACCACCGCCTCCTTTCTCACCCAAATGCGATAAAACGTGTTAATCACCTCATCAGGCCTGGCGGCTGATAGAACGGCGCGCTCGGCGGTCGAAAATGCGATTGCTGAGACATCGTCGATTAAAACGGACCCATAAAGCTCCAGCGCCTCAAGGTCGACCCCGACCGCTTGCGCTTCAGCCCAGGCGACCAGAATACAGTCGCCGCTATGCGCAACGTTGAATTCGAAACGCTTCCGGCCCACCGGAATCGGGTTCGCAAGGTACGGCTTGCCCGTCGACGTGTGATTCAGCCGTACCCTCGCAGGCTCAACCCCCAAATGCGCTCCGCAAAGGCTGCGCACGATCGCGCGGCCAAGCACAAATCGCGTTCGGTCTGTTTCCCGGAGAAAACCTTGCGCGCGTACCTGTTCCTCGGGCGAAAGCCATTCATGCATGTAACCGAGCCGCTGCGCATACTGCTTTAGGCTGAAAGTACAGGCGTGCACGACAGACGGGTTGCGGTATCCAACTCCCAACTCAGCGAAAGCCATAACCGTAGAATCGGTCACGTCGCGGTTCTCGTCCAAATCTCGTCACGTCTATACTTCGTCGAGCGAGGGCGCCTATCATTCTCGCCCGCAAGCGATGATCTCGTTCCTATAAACCGTGATCTTGGCGTCCTGAGCAACGTAATACTTAGGGACGGCGCAAGTCCACTTTGATCGAAAGGTAGCAGACGTAGAGGATTCCATGCACGTAAAGGGGTCGGTCCAGGACACTATAGGAACGCTCTGACTGGCCTTCCAAGGTGCTACGTTTAGAAATGCCTGTCCCGAGCCGGCACCTGTAAGCGGAACTCGTCCATTGCACGTGTTCCCCACCCTTTCGGGCCGTTGCCGGTGTCTGTGAGAGCAACCAGGCTTCGCTGCATCCGGCTTCGTTTGGGCAAAAGGCCGAAGGCAGGCCGGGACGCCCCGGTTTTCCCTCGACGGATCGTGCTTGCCGCCGTGGTGCCGCCGCCCTAGCCTGCCGGGCATGCACCGATTCGTCCCCTTCCATTGGATCCACCCGGGCGATGTCCTGGAGTTTCGGAGTTTCTTTTCGGTCGTGACGCACGTCGGCGAGGATAGCGGCGGCTGCCTCTTGATCCGGGCGGTGCAGACCGATGGCCAACCGAACCAATGGAAGTACCCCCTCAAGGCGTCACCGGTCGCGTTCGCTCGGCTGGGAGAGGGTTGCACGCCGACGGCTGAAGGCTTGCGCACGTTCCTTGCTCGCCGGGAGTGACGCCGGCGGGTCGACCTCGGGATCCTCAGAACCTTGCCGGCCGCTGATTCCTGCGCCCGGGCAGTTCCGGCGGGTCCTCGCTCGCGTCGGGCAATTCGTCAACGCGCATAGAAAGCCGGCAAAATCCGGGAATTCTTGTGCGGTGGACCTGCAAAAAGACGTTCTCAAGGATACCGGGTGCACCGCGTCACTTCTTCATCGGGCTCCAGCCAGGATACGCGTAAGGAGTACCGGACCGGAAGCGAGGTGCCGGCCGGTAATCGCCTGTACCGTCTCAACAATCGCCTCATTCAAGGGCGTTGGAATTTTTAACTGCCGGCCAAGGTTCACGACGTAGCCGTTGATGAAGTCGATCTCCGTCCGGCGCCCGCGCTCAAAGTCCTGGAGCATGGACGGCTTCAAGTCACCGTAGGCTTTCAGGATCTGACCAATCCATGCATCGTGTTCGGCGCCGCGCGTGATTTGCCCATTCCACTCCGGCGGCACTGGGTCGACGATCATGGGCTCCGGCCGAGCGCCGGTTGCGCGCGCCACCAGCAGCGTTTCCGCATAGGTCCGGTCAAACAGTTCGCGGCCCTCAGGCAGGTTGATGTACCGGCGCATCGTCCGGCCCGCAATCGCGCCGAGGGTGGTGACGGAACAGTTCAGGAGCAGCTTCGACCAAATGGCCCCGGGAAGGTTGGGCGTCACCCTCACTTCCACGCCTCGGCCGAGCCATCGACTAACTCGCTCGGCGCGCGCACTCTTGCGGCCGCCGAGTTCGCCGATGAGCAGGTGGCCTGCGTTGCGTTGCTCATAGACGCCCGGGGCCGGCATCGTGGCCCCCAGGTTCGATAGGCCACCCAGCACCCGCTCCACGCCGAACCGGTCTGCGAGAAGCTGAGAGACGCCGCCGTTCTGGATTGGCAGCAGCACCCCGCCTGCTCCAAGCAATCCTGCCAGCCGTGGCGCTGTATCGATCGCATCCTGAGCTTTGGTGGCAAGCACGATCAGGTCGAACGAGCTACCGGCAAGGTAGTTGTCAAGGGCTGCAATGTCCGGCACTTTAACGGTAACGTCGCCCCCGACCCCCGTCACGCGAAGGCCTGACCTTCTCAGTGCCAATGCCGACTCGGCGTTCCGAGTTGCCAGCCAAACGGAACAACCACTCGCCTGCATCCGGGCGGCAATGAGCCCGCCCAAGGCGCCGATGCCAACGATCAACGTCCTCATACACAAAAAATGCCGATGGACTCTGAATTTTGAATTTCTACGCCACGGTGCGCAGCTGGTCCTCAGCGAGCCGGCCAAGGATCCGAATGGCCTGCTCAAGTTTGGCATCGCACGGGCAAGCGCAGTTTAGCCGAATGAAATTGGAGTAGCCACCGGACGTGGAGAAGAGCGGCCCAGGTGCGATGCTGATTTTCAAGGCAGCCGCGCGCTCGAACATCTCCATTGAGTTAAAGCCCTTGGCGAGTTCGAGCCACAACACATGCCCGCCAACTGGCCGGCTTGCCCGGGTTCCCGGTGGGAAATTCCGCTGCACTGACGCGGCGATGAGCTGGATCTGCTCGGCATAGAGCCTCCTCATCCGCCGCAACTGGTGCGCGTAGCCGCCATTAGCCAAATATTCCGCGACCGTCAGCTGCGGCAATGTGGCCGTCGCCAGCGTGTTACAGAATTTGAGGTGCTTTACCCGGTCCAGGTATCGGCCCGGCGCACACCAGCCCACGCGCGCACCGGGAGCCAGGGTTTTGGAGACGGAAGAGCAAAGCAGGACGCGGCCGTGGTA
Coding sequences within:
- a CDS encoding amino acid adenylation domain-containing protein, which translates into the protein MAKPSTFSAGDEVFIFPTSFAQQRLWFLDRLVPDRQLYTVDVAMRLDGEVDLETLTWAVDALVARHESLRTTFVAIEGQPFAQVGGGAPVVLEVDVDPREFVRRSFDLERGPLLRVCVIPKQRLLIVCIHHIVTDGWSMRIFLRELSALYAAGHARRPVALSPLPIQYADFAVWQRRELAGARLQELLAFWREELAGAQVLDLATDRPRPIIPSFRGDSVPMELEPALIQKLQVLAHEQGATMFMALLAVFSVLLSRYSGQDDVTVGTPVAGRTRGELEGLIGFFVNTLVLRIDLGGDPSLRDLLARIRDRAVRAYAHQELPFEKLVEDLQPERDLSRNPLYQVFFQLATAPSPEGEAAAPCGDGLTSSVRRDPADDPPLRFSWTSLPSSGHSSKFDLNLSLWEGPGGVGGRLEYASDLFERATATRMASHFQVLLERLVADPDTPVSGVPLLTSDECRCLDGFNSTAAPIPELCVHDLIDAQAARTPDAPAVGDVSYRGLVYMANGLAHHLIDRGVGPNALVALSLPPSPELIAAVLGIWKAGAAYLPLDPDDPEARRQQILADADPAFVLTAADPFPPPRATSPGVTSDSHRVAYAIYTSGSSGAPKAVLAEHRGVLNFLCWFTSAFPELLPWITRLTFDASLKQVFAPLIAGRPVWIPPDSALVDPVVLARELSKRCGIALNCVPSQWEAILDAVESGRVPSLRGRLSTVILGGESLPPSLAARTHAAMPEAKLWNVYGPTETTSVATAALVVPGEGITIGKPIANVEVVVAGRQGEALPVGVPGELWLAGAGLARGYLRRPDLTAERFVWRQGRRFYRSGDRVRRRADGALEFLGRLDEQLKLGGRRLEPGEIEAQLRACPGVNAAAVAMREGQLVAYVAGAARPEALRERLRERLPAWMVPSQLEVLAALPRTANGKLDRRALPAPRGRAAPRGRAPGGGLERQVAAVWREVLGVAEVGVHDNFFDLGGQSLLLVRVQARLAKRLNRDIPILELFRRPTIHALAA
- a CDS encoding 4'-phosphopantetheinyl transferase superfamily protein, with product MAFAELGVGYRNPSVVHACTFSLKQYAQRLGYMHEWLSPEEQVRAQGFLRETDRTRFVLGRAIVRSLCGAHLGVEPARVRLNHTSTGKPYLANPIPVGRKRFEFNVAHSGDCILVAWAEAQAVGVDLEALELYGSVLIDDVSAIAFSTAERAVLSAARPDEVINTFYRIWVRKEAVVKAEGCGLGGSLRSFSVAHCKASCAEWFDEVRYPESGYHWRTIDWIPAPGHLAALAFPQGSIVRHCAPEDIYPKAWTWFAP
- a CDS encoding 2-dehydropantoate 2-reductase, whose translation is MRTLIVGIGALGGLIAARMQASGCSVWLATRNAESALALRRSGLRVTGVGGDVTVKVPDIAALDNYLAGSSFDLIVLATKAQDAIDTAPRLAGLLGAGGVLLPIQNGGVSQLLADRFGVERVLGGLSNLGATMPAPGVYEQRNAGHLLIGELGGRKSARAERVSRWLGRGVEVRVTPNLPGAIWSKLLLNCSVTTLGAIAGRTMRRYINLPEGRELFDRTYAETLLVARATGARPEPMIVDPVPPEWNGQITRGAEHDAWIGQILKAYGDLKPSMLQDFERGRRTEIDFINGYVVNLGRQLKIPTPLNEAIVETVQAITGRHLASGPVLLTRILAGAR